Part of the Zingiber officinale cultivar Zhangliang chromosome 8A, Zo_v1.1, whole genome shotgun sequence genome, TCATCGAAGCCCCAaaactcttcctcctcttcctcaggCATGTTCCATCGATCTTGTGAAATCTCGCCACCTACCAAGATCTCCATTACCTGCCAAAACCAACATAGGTTTTTATATACACAATGGCAGTCATCTGTGAGGACCAAGGGAAGCTTGGGATGACTAGAGGCAAACAAGCAGTGACAAAAGTCAGTGAAGCTTCCTACTTTCTCATATCAGTGTAGCAAATTTTACCTCGGTCATGGAAGGTCGCAGAGCTGCATTAGCTCTGATGCAAAGGCCGGCTGAAAAGGTGAGCCTTTTGAGCTGCTCCACGTCGTAATCATCTGCCAATCTTGGATCGACCAGCATTTGAATTGTGGAATCATCCTTCACGAAGGGCCTTGCCTGCAAATTAAAGCGGCTGGTTAATTAATCAAAAATGAGAAAaagcagaagaagaaaaagggcTGGCGGCGCTCGCCCAGCTGAGCAAGCTTCTGTGACAGCCGTCGACCGGCTTCCTTCCCGATGTGATCTCTAGCAGAAACACGCCAAAGGAGAAGACGTCGGTCTTCTCGTCTACGATGCCGTGCGTGAAGTACTCCGGCGCTAAGCACCTGTGGATGTCGTCATCGACTTTGTTTATCTGATCGGATTGCTAATTTGAGCTGGAATTGAGTTCGAAGTTGCAGATGTGTACCCGAATGTGCCTTCGATCGGACCGACGGCGCGGTAAGTCCACTGGGAGGGGAGCCATTTAGCGAGGCCGAAATCTGAAATCTGAGACGGAGGATTTCCTTTTTGGGTTTGGCCTGGAGAAGACATTAATGGTTGATTTAGCAGCGAGCAAGAGACGAGCGGTTGCTACCTGAGCTTCGAAATTCGTCGTGAGGAGGATGTTGGAGGCCTTGATGTCTCTGTGGATGATCCTTCTACGGCATTGCTTGTGCAGGTAATGAAGTCCCCTGGCGGCGCCGGACGCTATGCTGTACCTCAGTTTCCAAGGCATCGGCGGTGAATTTTCATCTGTAAGTACATCGAGAAGACAGATTTTTGATCCATCGAAGGTCGATCGTGCCGCGTGGGTGGTGTTTGGTTCGAGCTGAAGTTACCGTGGAGATTGGAGGAGACAGAGCCGCGAGAAGAGAACTCGAAGATCAGGTGGAGGTCTTCGTCGCGGTCGATGCAGAAGCCGAGGAGGGAGGAGACGTTGGGGTGGCGGACGTGGCCGACGGTGCCGAGCTCAGTCAGGAAATCCTTCTCCCTCTGCTCGTCCGACGAATCCCGCATCAGAGTCTTGACGGCGATCGCCTGCCCATCCGCCGCCACGCCCCGGTACACCTCCGAGTGCCCGCCTCTGCCCACCAGGTTATCTGCGGACGGAAACCCAGCAGTCACTAGCCAAGATCGTATTTTGAAGAACAATGCGGGTCGGAACATGGCCGGAGAACTTTAAAAGACTGACCTTTGTGGAAACCGTCGGTTGCCTTGTAGATTTCTTCGTAGGAGAAGCATCTCCAGCTCGGTTTGGCCGGCGGTTTCTCGTCGAGCGGCTCGGGAACAGGGGAGGCGGAGGCGTCCTCCTCCTTGCACTTTTCTTCCTTGCTCCTACGCCTTCCGATGGAGGAGAGGAGGCGTCTGAGACCTCGGCTTCGGGTGTAAAGCtgcctcattcttcttcttctctgcaacTGAAGATGAGGCGGAGGCGGAGGAGAGGGGGAGATGGAATGGCATTAATGGATTCTCATACAGTTTACATAGAAAACCTGAGGAGATGCTTTGCTTTCCAAGGAATGCAAAGGAAGCATTTAATGCAAAAGGTTAAATTGTCACACAAGATATCACAAGtccaatattttatttttcaaaaacaatacTTCTTTAACTTTATTCACCGTCTCTAATATTTATTATCGGATTTTCATTGGCCGCCATAATACATTGAAAAGTACTTAATATGATTATATATGGATAAATTTGTATGTAATTTTTATTGatcaaaatctttatttttattcCCTAGTCAAATATATAGAcactaatttatctaattatttttgatatttttatatataaaaactttaaaaatgagtataattttttttaaattcagtacatttttatcaaattgagcacaactttttttccacttcaattagatgaaaaatatattagattttttttaaatgatactcaattggatagagaatatattagattttttttaattgtgcttaatttagaagaaattatattaagtaggGAAAAAGTCatgttcaatttgatagaaaatatattaaaatctaatttaaagtgctgaatttatttttatttttagatttttttataccTAACAAATATGAGGGCCcaattttgatagaaatatactggattctagtttaaagtgctaaattttgataaaaatatactggattctaatttaaagtgctgaatttaacaggaattatatttatttttggactttTGTACCTACAAAATCTGAAGGACAATTAGGTAATGAAATTTGCATGAGGGATTTGAAGCAAATGAAACTTTGCATGTAGGGAATGAAAATAAAGTTTACATGTAGGAACTGCATGCAAAGTTAAAATTATgatctaagatttttttttttaaatttttatatattctatttttaaaaaaaaaactctagaaaTATACCGTAGATAAAGATTAAACCGAGCACTCTTTCACTGTATTATAACCTCAGGACACACGAATTCGTGCCCATGATACAGCAACATGACTATTTTCATAATTTCTTGTATATTTatctaatttcaaatttgataaattaatcgatgaatttttgtaataataattaatttaaaaatattgaattgATAGAATATTTGCTAtgagcattttttttattttattctagtGATAAATATATGACATCTGACGTAATAATCAGAACTGATGACATGTGATTTATTTTACTATAGGTCTAATGCCTGTGTATTTATAtttatcatcttctatatttatgGGGTCGGTACTAAAAAAGTCGTTAAGATAATggatctatttttattttttttttaaaaaaaatacctaatATTGTTTTAACAGTGGactatattttaattaaaacataatttgatGCTCATCTTACTTTAGCTCAAACATGATCGTCATAGTATTTTctatatctttttcaaaatttagtcaACTATGTTAACGTAAATGCATTATATTTTTCCTAAGTTTACTTTTGAAGAAAtcttttcatttatttttctttaaactcAATCGTTATTCTCCACAAACTAGGAAATCAAATAGTTTGTCTATCATTCCACTTTAAAAAATCACATATGCATCATGTGAGATGGTCCATTGATTGGGTGACCATTTAAAATGTAtgaatatatatattatctctttAAAGTTTGTGCAAATTAACCTCTAAAAGTGTGTCAGTTAATTGACCCTAATAATCAAAAAATATGCTTTAATACAACCAAACTGAAAACCATTTTATGTAATTTAACTAAAAAcaatattctcaatatatataagaaaaaaaatcaacatacataATTATTTTCATTTTGATAAGTCCATTATGTGTCtatcattaaatattttctttgagatttttcatatatatatatatatatatatataccccatACAAAAGGGTTATCATGCAAAGTCTGCGTAATTTACTTACCTTATATATCGTAGGAGACCTTTGCTGCaactgaagaaacaaaaaaaatatatagtttcCTACGTGTTAACATCAATTCGATTCTAATTCATGTTAAATTGTTGCTTAAAATTCTCCATACTTATTAATTTCACAtggataatattttttaaatgacttATCATTTAGAATGGAAAGAACTTAACTCTAATCTAAGATACTAGGACAAGATTAATTG contains:
- the LOC122007787 gene encoding probable receptor-like serine/threonine-protein kinase At5g57670, which translates into the protein MRQLYTRSRGLRRLLSSIGRRRSKEEKCKEEDASASPVPEPLDEKPPAKPSWRCFSYEEIYKATDGFHKDNLVGRGGHSEVYRGVAADGQAIAVKTLMRDSSDEQREKDFLTELGTVGHVRHPNVSSLLGFCIDRDEDLHLIFEFSSRGSVSSNLHDENSPPMPWKLRYSIASGAARGLHYLHKQCRRRIIHRDIKASNILLTTNFEAQISDFGLAKWLPSQWTYRAVGPIEGTFGCLAPEYFTHGIVDEKTDVFSFGVFLLEITSGRKPVDGCHRSLLSWARPFVKDDSTIQMLVDPRLADDYDVEQLKRLTFSAGLCIRANAALRPSMTEVMEILVGGEISQDRWNMPEEEEEEFWGFDDLDDDDSDCHTASAKSTGS